A window from Streptomyces subrutilus encodes these proteins:
- a CDS encoding DUF6344 domain-containing protein — protein sequence MAHRTTVTSIWTAVLAALVALLASLGFGGKAAPAVAGVSAPAVPAPAAVTARRAAVTARRTWRAMMRGGSLPPTIKQRIRAEAHGKTPSVRRSTTAAAMGAGAGAAVAVGAAVGSGSPAGIVTEVGAPAGAAREALALAA from the coding sequence ATGGCCCACCGCACCACCGTCACCTCGATCTGGACCGCCGTCCTGGCCGCACTCGTGGCCCTCCTCGCGTCCCTCGGCTTCGGCGGCAAGGCTGCCCCGGCCGTCGCCGGTGTCTCCGCCCCCGCCGTCCCGGCCCCCGCGGCCGTCACCGCGCGCCGGGCGGCCGTCACGGCCCGGCGGACCTGGAGGGCGATGATGCGGGGAGGTTCGCTCCCGCCCACCATCAAGCAGCGGATCCGCGCCGAGGCCCATGGCAAGACCCCGTCCGTCCGCCGCTCGACCACCGCCGCCGCCATGGGAGCCGGAGCCGGAGCCGCAGTCGCAGTCGGAGCCGCAGTCGGTTCGGGTTCGCCCGCCGGAATCGTGACCGAGGTCGGAGCCCCCGCCGGCGCCGCCCGGGAAGCGCTCGCCCTCGCCGCGTAG
- a CDS encoding acyl-CoA dehydrogenase family protein, producing MHLAPTEGQLRLRTELRNYFRDLMPDGAPEDPGGQRELLRRIGADGLLGLGWPVEYGGQGRGAEEQFVFFDEAYRAGAPVSMVTLNTVGPTLMKYGTPEQKDYFLPRILAGELVFAIGYSEPEAGTDLAALRTRAVRDGGPDGDWVVDGQKIFTSNAQNADWIWLACRTDPQAPKHKGISIVLVPTQAPGFSWTPIETVGGLTTTATYYDAVRVPAGHLVGPEHGGWGLITNQLNHERVALAAIGMQAEDFYDAALVHARTPDPATGARPADLPWVRSRLAEAHARLAAVRLLNWRLVQDVGGGDLAPGDASGVKFLGTESTVEVYRMCQEVVGEQALIRGPGAEAFGGGELERMNRAAQINTFGGGVSEVQREIVAMMRLGMKGRKR from the coding sequence GTGCACCTCGCCCCGACCGAAGGCCAGTTGAGGCTCCGCACCGAACTGCGGAACTACTTCCGCGACCTCATGCCGGACGGAGCGCCCGAGGACCCCGGCGGGCAGCGGGAACTCCTGCGCCGCATCGGAGCCGACGGGCTGCTCGGCCTCGGCTGGCCCGTCGAGTACGGCGGCCAAGGCCGGGGAGCGGAAGAGCAGTTCGTCTTCTTCGACGAGGCATACCGGGCCGGCGCACCGGTCTCCATGGTCACGCTCAACACGGTCGGGCCGACCCTGATGAAGTACGGGACTCCGGAGCAGAAGGACTACTTCCTGCCCCGGATCCTCGCCGGCGAGCTCGTCTTCGCCATCGGCTACTCGGAGCCCGAGGCGGGTACCGACCTCGCCGCGCTCCGTACCCGCGCCGTGCGCGACGGCGGCCCGGACGGGGACTGGGTGGTCGACGGGCAGAAGATCTTCACCTCCAACGCGCAGAACGCGGACTGGATCTGGCTGGCCTGCCGCACCGACCCGCAGGCTCCCAAGCACAAGGGCATCTCGATCGTCCTGGTGCCCACACAGGCACCAGGGTTCTCGTGGACCCCCATCGAGACGGTCGGCGGCCTCACGACCACCGCGACGTACTACGACGCGGTGCGCGTGCCCGCCGGCCACCTCGTCGGTCCGGAGCACGGCGGCTGGGGCCTGATCACCAACCAGCTCAACCACGAGCGCGTGGCCCTCGCCGCCATCGGCATGCAGGCCGAGGACTTCTACGACGCCGCCCTCGTCCACGCCCGCACCCCGGACCCGGCCACCGGAGCACGGCCCGCCGATCTCCCCTGGGTACGGTCGCGCCTCGCCGAGGCGCACGCCCGGCTGGCCGCCGTACGCCTCCTGAACTGGCGGCTGGTCCAGGACGTCGGCGGCGGCGACCTGGCGCCGGGGGACGCGAGCGGTGTGAAGTTCCTGGGCACCGAGTCGACCGTCGAGGTGTACCGGATGTGCCAGGAGGTGGTGGGCGAGCAGGCCCTGATCCGGGGCCCCGGGGCGGAGGCGTTCGGGGGCGGCGAGCTGGAGCGGATGAACCGGGCCGCCCAGATCAACACCTTCGGCGGCGGGGTCAGCGAGGTCCAGCGCGAGATCGTCGCCATGATGCGGCTCGGCATGAAGGGGAGGAAGCGATGA
- a CDS encoding bifunctional MaoC family dehydratase N-terminal/OB-fold nucleic acid binding domain-containing protein, whose translation MARERAAGVPGGPEAGPADPFHRRLAAFEGSAAAIGGRGKDPVNAPMIRHWCEAVGDANPAYTGPDAIAPPTMLQAWTMGGLSGHGDRTSAYDELLALLDGAGYTSVVATDCEQEYRRPLRPGDTVAFDAVIESVSPRKTTRLGTGHFVTTRMDVRVDGELAGTHRFRILKYAPAARPDGRARSAERPASGARPRASRPRPVVNRDNQGFWDGVRDRKLLIQRCTGCSGLRFPWLPGCHACGSPAWDTVEASGAATVFSYVVMHHPPFPAFDPPYAVALVELAEGVRMVSNITGVPYDKVRISLPVQLEFLTVDDGLVLPVFRGSEA comes from the coding sequence GTGGCGCGCGAGCGCGCGGCCGGTGTTCCGGGCGGGCCCGAGGCCGGGCCCGCGGACCCGTTCCACCGGCGGTTGGCCGCCTTCGAGGGGTCTGCGGCGGCGATCGGCGGCCGCGGCAAGGACCCCGTGAACGCTCCGATGATCCGCCACTGGTGCGAGGCGGTGGGCGACGCCAACCCGGCCTACACGGGCCCGGACGCCATCGCTCCGCCGACCATGCTCCAGGCCTGGACGATGGGCGGCCTCTCCGGCCACGGCGACCGCACCTCCGCCTACGACGAGTTGCTCGCGCTCCTCGACGGAGCCGGATACACCTCCGTGGTCGCGACCGACTGCGAGCAGGAGTACCGGCGCCCGCTCCGCCCCGGCGACACGGTCGCCTTCGACGCCGTCATCGAGTCCGTGTCGCCCCGCAAGACGACCAGACTGGGCACCGGCCACTTCGTCACCACGCGCATGGACGTCCGGGTCGACGGCGAGCTCGCCGGTACGCACCGCTTCCGCATCCTCAAGTACGCACCGGCCGCCCGCCCGGACGGGCGGGCCCGTAGCGCCGAGCGGCCCGCGTCCGGTGCCCGGCCCCGGGCGAGCCGTCCCCGGCCGGTGGTCAACCGCGACAACCAGGGCTTCTGGGACGGGGTGCGCGACCGCAAGCTGCTGATCCAGCGCTGCACCGGCTGTTCCGGCCTCCGTTTCCCCTGGCTGCCCGGCTGCCATGCCTGCGGCTCCCCGGCCTGGGACACCGTCGAGGCCTCCGGCGCGGCCACCGTCTTCAGCTACGTCGTCATGCACCACCCGCCCTTCCCGGCCTTCGACCCGCCGTACGCGGTCGCGCTCGTCGAGCTCGCCGAGGGCGTCCGGATGGTCAGCAACATCACCGGTGTCCCGTACGACAAGGTCCGCATCAGCCTGCCCGTCCAACTGGAGTTCCTGACCGTCGACGACGGTCTCGTACTCCCCGTCTTCCGCGGGAGCGAGGCCTGA
- a CDS encoding acyl-CoA dehydrogenase family protein, translating into MDFHPTEEQAAAAGLAARIFGDLATHERLAAAGTGSDAELWKALTAAGLPAAVEDIGLLGLVLLLEEQGRSTAQVPFAATCAYGVLPVAAHGTVEQRARLLPALGTGEAVATGAFPNRGRITADRGPLAAATADTGRRTAQGGVRLTGTAPAVPWLREATHVLVPDADGGLWIVRTDAPGVRTAPVETTAPWSAGRLTLTAAEAEPLGAAGAYEAVLATARTAFAGLQAGVCAGSLARAVEYTGVREQFGRPLSTNQGVMLRAADAYMDTEAIRVTTYEAAWRVDEGLPAREHALTAAWWASEAGKRVVHAGQHLHGGMGADLEHPVHRHFLWGRQLDAYLGCGSELLAELGDALAQEG; encoded by the coding sequence ATGGACTTCCACCCCACCGAGGAGCAGGCCGCCGCGGCCGGCCTCGCCGCACGGATCTTCGGCGACCTCGCCACGCACGAACGCCTCGCCGCCGCCGGCACCGGCAGCGACGCCGAGCTGTGGAAGGCACTCACCGCGGCCGGGCTGCCCGCCGCCGTGGAGGACATCGGCCTGCTCGGCCTGGTCCTGCTCCTGGAGGAGCAGGGCCGTAGCACCGCGCAGGTCCCCTTCGCCGCCACCTGCGCCTACGGGGTGCTGCCCGTCGCCGCGCACGGCACCGTCGAGCAGCGCGCCCGGCTGCTCCCGGCCCTGGGCACCGGCGAAGCCGTGGCCACCGGAGCGTTTCCGAACCGCGGCCGGATCACCGCCGATCGCGGTCCCCTGGCCGCCGCCACCGCCGACACCGGCCGCCGCACCGCACAGGGCGGCGTCCGGCTCACCGGAACGGCCCCGGCCGTGCCCTGGCTGCGCGAGGCCACCCACGTACTGGTGCCGGACGCCGACGGCGGGCTGTGGATCGTGCGCACCGACGCACCCGGCGTCCGGACCGCCCCGGTGGAGACCACCGCCCCCTGGTCGGCCGGCCGGCTGACACTGACCGCCGCCGAAGCCGAGCCCCTCGGCGCCGCCGGGGCCTACGAGGCCGTGCTCGCGACCGCCCGTACGGCCTTCGCCGGACTCCAGGCGGGCGTCTGCGCGGGGTCGCTCGCCCGGGCGGTGGAGTACACGGGCGTCCGAGAGCAGTTCGGCCGGCCCCTCTCCACGAACCAGGGCGTGATGCTGCGCGCGGCCGACGCGTACATGGACACCGAGGCGATCCGGGTCACCACGTACGAGGCGGCCTGGCGCGTCGACGAGGGCCTGCCCGCGCGCGAGCACGCGCTGACGGCGGCCTGGTGGGCCTCGGAGGCGGGCAAGCGGGTCGTGCACGCCGGCCAGCACCTGCACGGCGGGATGGGCGCCGACCTGGAGCACCCCGTCCACCGGCACTTCCTCTGGGGGCGGCAGCTGGACGCCTACCTGGGCTGCGGCAGCGAACTGCTGGCCGAGCTGGGCGACGCACTCGCGCAGGAGGGCTGA
- a CDS encoding MaoC family dehydratase: protein MAVGAIRIGTELPPLEIPVTRTLIVAGAIASRDYQDVHHDAELAREKGSPDVFMNILTTNGLVGRYITDHLGPRAVLRKVAIRLGAPNYPGDTMTLTGTVTALDGDTAQVRVVGANGIGHHVTGTVTVTLAPGSPA from the coding sequence ATGGCAGTCGGCGCGATACGGATCGGCACGGAGCTGCCACCGCTGGAGATACCGGTCACCCGCACGCTGATCGTCGCGGGCGCGATCGCCTCCCGCGACTACCAGGACGTGCACCACGACGCGGAACTGGCCCGGGAGAAGGGCTCCCCGGACGTCTTCATGAACATCCTGACCACCAACGGCCTGGTCGGCCGCTACATCACCGACCACCTCGGCCCCCGGGCCGTCCTGCGCAAGGTGGCCATCCGCCTCGGCGCCCCCAACTACCCGGGCGACACGATGACCCTCACTGGTACCGTCACCGCGCTCGACGGGGACACCGCGCAGGTCCGGGTGGTCGGCGCCAACGGCATCGGCCACCACGTCACCGGCACGGTCACGGTCACGCTGGCCCCGGGGAGCCCGGCATGA
- a CDS encoding lipid-transfer protein, whose product MSARTRDELGGRAAIAGIGATEFSKDSGRSELTLAVEAVHAALDDAGLTPADVDGMVTFTMDTSPEITVAQAAGIGELSFFSRIHYGGGAACATVQQAALAVATGVAEVVVCYRAFNERSGRRFGSGVQQREPSAEGAALGWSLPWGLLTPASWVAMAAQRYLHAYNLTPEAFGHVAVTDRRHAANNPAAYFHGKPITLADHAASRWIVEPLRLLDCCQETDGGQALVVTTAERARDLRQAPAVITAAAQGAGRRQEAMTSFYRDGLTGLPEMDVVARQLWRTSGLRPSDIDVGILYDHFTPFVLMQLEEFGFCRPGEAADFVAADALPLNTHGGQLGEAYLHGMNGIAEAVRQLRGTSANQVPAAEHVLVTAGTGVPTSGLILGSDG is encoded by the coding sequence ATGAGCGCCCGCACCCGCGACGAGCTCGGCGGCCGCGCCGCGATCGCCGGCATCGGCGCGACCGAATTCTCCAAGGACTCCGGGCGCAGCGAGCTCACCCTCGCCGTCGAAGCCGTGCACGCGGCCCTCGACGACGCCGGGCTCACCCCGGCCGACGTCGACGGCATGGTCACCTTCACCATGGACACCAGCCCCGAGATCACCGTCGCCCAGGCGGCCGGGATCGGGGAGCTCTCCTTCTTCTCCCGCATCCACTACGGCGGCGGCGCGGCCTGCGCCACCGTGCAGCAGGCCGCCCTCGCCGTCGCCACCGGGGTCGCGGAGGTCGTGGTCTGCTACCGGGCCTTCAACGAGCGCTCCGGGCGCCGCTTCGGCTCCGGCGTCCAGCAGCGCGAGCCCTCGGCGGAGGGTGCGGCCCTCGGCTGGTCGCTGCCGTGGGGTCTGCTGACACCCGCGTCCTGGGTGGCCATGGCCGCACAGCGCTACCTGCACGCGTACAACCTGACGCCCGAGGCCTTCGGGCACGTCGCCGTCACCGACCGCAGGCACGCCGCGAACAACCCCGCCGCCTACTTCCACGGCAAGCCCATCACCCTGGCCGACCACGCGGCCTCGCGCTGGATCGTCGAACCCCTGCGGCTGCTGGACTGCTGCCAGGAGACCGACGGGGGCCAGGCCCTCGTCGTCACCACGGCAGAGCGGGCCCGAGACCTGCGGCAGGCACCCGCCGTGATCACGGCGGCCGCGCAGGGCGCCGGACGCCGCCAGGAGGCCATGACCTCCTTCTACCGCGACGGCCTCACCGGCCTGCCGGAGATGGACGTGGTCGCCCGCCAGCTGTGGCGCACCAGCGGACTGCGGCCCTCGGACATCGACGTCGGCATCCTCTACGACCACTTCACCCCCTTCGTGCTGATGCAGCTGGAGGAGTTCGGCTTCTGCCGTCCGGGCGAGGCCGCGGATTTCGTCGCCGCCGACGCGCTGCCGCTCAACACCCACGGAGGCCAGCTCGGCGAGGCCTACCTGCACGGCATGAACGGCATCGCCGAGGCCGTCCGCCAGCTGCGCGGCACCTCCGCCAACCAGGTGCCGGCAGCGGAGCACGTCCTGGTCACGGCCGGGACCGGGGTCCCGACCTCCGGTCTGATCCTCGGCTCCGACGGCTGA
- a CDS encoding SigE family RNA polymerase sigma factor, which translates to MTTPVCTLASNPTPYPSFSAYVRTRGTALMRTARSLTANPCDAEDLLQTALTKTYVAWDRIEDHRALDGYVRRALVNTRTSQWRKRKVDEFACDELPETDEPPAADPAEAQALRDAMWRAVTRLPDRQRAMVVLRYYEDLSEAQTAELLGVSIGTVKSAVSRALVKLRDDPELTPVR; encoded by the coding sequence ATGACCACCCCTGTGTGCACGCTCGCCTCGAATCCGACGCCGTACCCGTCGTTCTCGGCGTACGTCCGGACCCGGGGCACGGCCTTGATGCGCACCGCGCGCTCCCTGACAGCCAACCCCTGTGATGCCGAGGACCTGCTCCAGACGGCGCTCACGAAGACGTACGTCGCCTGGGACCGGATCGAGGACCACCGGGCACTGGACGGCTACGTCCGTCGGGCCCTGGTCAACACCCGCACCTCCCAGTGGCGCAAGCGCAAGGTCGACGAGTTCGCCTGCGACGAGCTTCCCGAGACCGACGAGCCGCCGGCCGCCGATCCCGCGGAGGCCCAGGCGCTGCGGGACGCGATGTGGCGCGCGGTGACCCGGCTCCCCGACCGGCAGCGTGCCATGGTCGTCCTGCGCTACTACGAGGACCTGAGCGAGGCGCAGACCGCCGAACTGCTCGGGGTCTCGATCGGCACGGTGAAGAGCGCCGTGTCCCGCGCGCTGGTCAAGCTGCGCGACGACCCCGAGCTCACCCCGGTCCGCTGA
- a CDS encoding long-chain fatty acid--CoA ligase has product MLSTMQDVPLLVTRILQHGMTIHGKSQVTTWTGEAEPHRRSFAEIGARATRLANALRDELGVRQTDRVATLMWNNSEHVEAYFAIPSMGAVLHTLNLRLPPEQLVFIVNHAADRVVLVNGTLLPLLAPLLPHLPTVEHVVVSGVGDRSALDGLEVRLHEYEDLLAGRPDTYDWPELDERQAAAMCYTSGTTGDPKGVVYSHRSIYLHSMQVNMAESMGLTDKDTSLVVVPQFHVNAWGLPHATFMTGINMLMPDRFLQPAPLAEMIEREKPTHAAAVPTIWQGLLAEVTANPRDLTSMKQVTIGGAACPPSLMEAYDKLGVRLCHAWGMTETSPLGTMAHPPAGLSGEEEWPYRITQGRFPAGVEARLVGPGGDHLPWDGESAGELEVRGTWIAGAYYGGAAAEPVRPEDKFSADGWLKTGDVGVISSDGYLTLTDRAKDVIKSGGEWISSVELENALMAHPEVAEAAVVAVPDDKWGERPLATVVLKEGATVDYAALRAFLAGSIAKWQLPERWTLVEAVPKTSVGKFDKKVIRKQYADGALDVTTLS; this is encoded by the coding sequence TTGCTGAGCACCATGCAGGACGTACCGCTCCTCGTCACCCGCATACTTCAGCACGGGATGACGATCCACGGAAAGTCCCAGGTCACGACCTGGACCGGGGAGGCCGAGCCGCACCGCCGCAGCTTCGCCGAGATCGGTGCCCGCGCCACCCGCCTCGCGAACGCCCTGCGCGACGAGCTCGGAGTCCGCCAGACGGACCGGGTCGCCACGCTGATGTGGAACAACTCCGAACACGTCGAGGCCTACTTCGCGATCCCGTCGATGGGCGCGGTCCTGCACACGCTGAACCTGCGGCTCCCTCCCGAGCAGCTCGTCTTCATCGTCAACCACGCCGCCGACCGGGTGGTGCTGGTCAACGGCACGCTCCTGCCGCTGCTCGCCCCGCTGCTGCCGCACCTGCCGACCGTCGAACACGTCGTGGTCTCCGGCGTCGGCGACCGCTCCGCGCTCGACGGGCTGGAGGTGCGCCTGCACGAGTACGAGGACCTCCTCGCGGGCCGCCCCGACACCTACGACTGGCCCGAGCTGGACGAGCGGCAGGCCGCCGCCATGTGCTACACCTCCGGCACCACCGGGGACCCCAAGGGCGTGGTCTACTCGCACCGCTCGATCTACCTGCACTCCATGCAGGTCAACATGGCCGAGTCGATGGGACTGACCGACAAGGACACCAGCCTCGTGGTCGTGCCCCAGTTCCACGTGAACGCCTGGGGGCTGCCGCACGCCACCTTCATGACCGGCATCAACATGCTGATGCCGGACCGCTTCCTGCAGCCCGCCCCGCTCGCCGAGATGATCGAGCGGGAGAAGCCGACGCACGCCGCGGCCGTGCCCACCATCTGGCAGGGACTGCTGGCCGAGGTCACCGCCAACCCGCGCGACCTCACCTCCATGAAGCAGGTCACCATCGGCGGCGCGGCCTGCCCGCCCTCCCTGATGGAGGCGTACGACAAGCTCGGCGTGCGCCTCTGCCACGCCTGGGGCATGACCGAGACCTCCCCGCTCGGCACGATGGCGCACCCGCCGGCCGGCCTGAGCGGCGAGGAGGAATGGCCGTACCGGATCACCCAGGGCCGCTTCCCGGCGGGCGTCGAGGCCCGGCTGGTCGGGCCCGGCGGCGACCACCTTCCCTGGGACGGTGAATCGGCGGGCGAGCTGGAGGTCCGCGGCACCTGGATCGCGGGCGCCTACTACGGCGGGGCCGCCGCGGAGCCGGTCCGCCCCGAGGACAAGTTCAGCGCCGACGGCTGGCTCAAGACCGGCGACGTCGGTGTGATCAGCTCCGACGGCTACCTGACCCTCACCGACCGGGCCAAGGACGTCATCAAGTCCGGCGGCGAGTGGATCTCCAGCGTGGAGCTGGAGAACGCGCTGATGGCGCACCCGGAGGTCGCCGAGGCGGCCGTCGTCGCCGTCCCGGACGACAAGTGGGGCGAGCGTCCGCTGGCCACCGTCGTCCTCAAGGAGGGCGCGACCGTGGACTACGCCGCGCTGCGCGCGTTCCTCGCCGGGTCCATCGCCAAGTGGCAGTTGCCGGAGCGCTGGACGCTGGTCGAGGCGGTGCCGAAGACCAGCGTCGGCAAGTTCGACAAGAAGGTGATCCGCAAGCAGTACGCGGACGGCGCGCTGGACGTCACCACGCTGTCCTGA
- a CDS encoding antibiotic biosynthesis monooxygenase, with product MAITQTNEQTVPADNGEVNLLIARQVEPGHEETFEAWAHGILETAARFPDHLGYGLFRPAVEGGPWFLVHRFRDQAAFRRWQDSAERAEWFSNCLGHHHTEIARRELQGMETWFAKPGTTRPAPPRWKMAISSGLAIFPISLVGNAVLGPYLVDVNFVLRTAAFAVVFSTLMTYAAMPAVSRLLRSWLTKG from the coding sequence ATGGCCATCACCCAGACGAACGAGCAGACCGTCCCCGCCGACAACGGGGAGGTGAACCTGCTGATCGCGCGGCAGGTGGAGCCCGGGCACGAGGAGACGTTCGAGGCCTGGGCCCACGGCATCCTGGAGACGGCCGCGCGGTTCCCCGACCACCTCGGGTACGGGCTCTTCCGCCCGGCGGTGGAGGGCGGGCCGTGGTTCCTGGTGCACCGCTTCCGCGATCAGGCGGCGTTCCGGCGCTGGCAGGACTCGGCGGAGCGGGCCGAGTGGTTCTCCAACTGCCTGGGCCACCACCACACGGAGATAGCCCGGCGCGAACTGCAGGGCATGGAGACGTGGTTCGCGAAGCCGGGTACGACCCGGCCCGCGCCGCCGCGGTGGAAGATGGCGATCAGCTCCGGGCTGGCCATCTTCCCGATCTCGCTGGTCGGCAACGCGGTGCTCGGGCCGTACCTGGTGGACGTCAACTTCGTCCTGCGGACGGCCGCGTTCGCGGTCGTCTTCAGCACCCTGATGACCTACGCGGCCATGCCCGCCGTCAGCAGGCTGCTCCGGTCCTGGCTCACGAAGGGCTGA